The following are from one region of the Bacillus methanolicus MGA3 genome:
- the rplI gene encoding 50S ribosomal protein L9, with product MKVIFLKDVKGKGKKGEIKNVADGYANNFLIKQGLAVEANKENLSKLNAQKKKEEKLAEQELAQAKQLKEQLEKITVELSAKAGEGGRLFGSITSKQIADELQKKHNIKIDKRKIELEEAIRSLGYTKVPVKLHSEVTATLNVHVKEAN from the coding sequence ATGAAAGTTATTTTTCTTAAAGATGTAAAGGGAAAAGGAAAAAAAGGCGAAATTAAAAATGTAGCGGACGGATACGCTAATAACTTTCTCATAAAACAGGGACTTGCAGTCGAAGCGAACAAGGAAAATTTAAGCAAATTAAATGCCCAAAAGAAAAAAGAGGAAAAATTGGCAGAGCAAGAACTCGCTCAGGCGAAACAATTGAAAGAGCAACTTGAAAAAATAACGGTTGAATTGTCAGCAAAAGCTGGTGAAGGCGGCCGCCTTTTTGGTTCCATTACGAGCAAACAAATTGCTGATGAACTTCAAAAGAAACATAACATTAAGATAGACAAGCGTAAAATTGAGCTCGAAGAAGCAATTCGTTCGCTAGGATATACGAAAGTTCCTGTCAAATTACATTCAGAAGTAACAGCAACATTGAATGTCCATGTAAAAGAAGCAAACTAA
- a CDS encoding DHH family phosphoesterase encodes MPSYRKKKSIRYPLYGLMGVTVVQLGVLAYYNLLFSLAGFFLAFISFYFVFWFEQKQRKETEEYITTLSYRVKRVGEEALMEMPIGIMLINDEYTIEWTNPFLASCFQEDTLVGRSLYDVADSLIPLIKQEIETEIVTLHDRKFRVIHKQKERLLYFFDVTEQTEIEKMYENERTVIAIIFLDNYDEMTQGMDDQTRSNLNNIVTSLLNKWANDNGVFLKRVSSERFIAVFNEHILHSLEKGKFSILDEVREATSKQNVPLTLSIGVGTGVSSLPELGSLAQSSLDLALGRGGDQVAIKQTNGKVKFYGGKTNPVEKRTRVRARVISHALKELITESDKVIIMGHKNPDMDSIGSAIGIQKVAQMNEREGYIVVNFHEIDTGVKRLMKEIMQNEDLFSRFISPEEALEIATDDTLLVIVDTHKPSLVIEEKLLKSIDNVVVIDHHRRGEDFVKNPLLVYMEPYASSTAELVTELLEYQPKRGKIEMLEATALLAGIIVDTKSFTLRTGSRTFDAASYLRGKGADTVLVQKFLKEDVDTYIRRAKLIEAVYFYRDGIAIVKGNEDEIYDQVVIAQAADTLLTMDGVLASFVIARRPENKVAISARSLGDVNVQVIMENLDGGGHLTNAATLLADVTVDEAEEQLISAIEEYFEGGKKE; translated from the coding sequence ATGCCTTCGTATCGAAAAAAAAAGTCCATACGTTATCCACTATACGGACTTATGGGCGTAACAGTGGTGCAACTGGGTGTATTAGCTTATTATAACTTGCTATTCAGTCTGGCTGGATTTTTTCTTGCCTTTATTTCTTTTTATTTCGTATTTTGGTTTGAACAAAAGCAGCGAAAGGAAACGGAAGAATATATAACAACGCTATCTTACCGGGTCAAAAGAGTCGGTGAAGAAGCATTAATGGAAATGCCAATTGGCATTATGCTGATAAATGATGAGTATACAATCGAGTGGACAAATCCTTTTTTGGCTTCATGTTTTCAAGAAGATACGTTAGTGGGAAGATCCCTCTATGACGTAGCTGATTCGCTCATTCCTTTGATTAAACAGGAAATTGAAACTGAAATTGTCACTCTCCATGACCGGAAATTTCGCGTCATTCATAAGCAGAAAGAACGTCTTCTATACTTTTTTGATGTGACAGAACAAACTGAAATTGAGAAAATGTACGAGAATGAGCGGACAGTCATTGCCATCATTTTTTTAGATAATTATGATGAAATGACGCAGGGAATGGATGACCAAACAAGAAGCAACTTAAACAACATTGTTACGTCCTTGTTGAATAAATGGGCCAATGACAACGGAGTCTTTTTAAAGAGGGTATCTTCGGAAAGGTTTATTGCTGTTTTTAATGAACATATTTTACATTCTCTTGAAAAAGGGAAATTTAGTATTTTAGATGAAGTTCGTGAAGCAACTTCGAAGCAAAATGTCCCTCTTACATTAAGTATTGGAGTTGGGACTGGTGTTTCATCCTTGCCTGAGCTTGGTTCTCTTGCACAATCAAGTTTGGATCTGGCCCTTGGCCGGGGCGGAGATCAGGTTGCCATTAAGCAAACTAATGGAAAAGTGAAATTTTACGGCGGAAAAACAAATCCGGTGGAAAAACGGACAAGAGTCAGGGCCCGCGTGATCTCCCATGCTTTAAAAGAGTTAATCACAGAAAGTGATAAAGTCATTATTATGGGCCATAAAAACCCTGATATGGATTCCATCGGTTCAGCCATTGGCATTCAAAAAGTTGCCCAAATGAATGAGCGGGAAGGCTATATCGTCGTAAATTTTCACGAAATTGATACAGGTGTTAAGCGCTTGATGAAAGAGATCATGCAAAATGAGGATCTGTTTTCTAGATTTATTAGTCCGGAAGAGGCACTGGAAATTGCTACGGATGATACATTACTGGTTATTGTTGATACCCATAAGCCTTCACTTGTGATTGAAGAGAAGCTGTTAAAAAGTATTGATAATGTGGTTGTCATTGACCATCACCGCCGCGGCGAAGATTTCGTCAAAAATCCTCTGCTCGTTTATATGGAACCATATGCGTCCTCGACAGCAGAACTTGTTACCGAGCTGCTGGAATATCAGCCAAAACGTGGAAAAATTGAAATGCTTGAAGCAACAGCCTTGCTCGCAGGTATTATTGTTGATACAAAAAGTTTTACACTAAGAACTGGTTCGCGTACATTTGATGCTGCTTCCTATTTGCGCGGAAAAGGCGCTGACACGGTTTTAGTCCAAAAGTTTTTAAAAGAAGATGTGGATACGTATATCCGACGGGCTAAGTTGATTGAAGCCGTCTATTTTTACCGCGACGGCATTGCGATTGTAAAAGGAAATGAAGACGAAATTTACGATCAAGTCGTGATTGCCCAAGCTGCAGATACATTATTGACGATGGACGGAGTTCTCGCTTCATTTGTTATTGCCAGACGTCCTGAAAATAAGGTCGCAATTAGTGCGAGATCCCTTGGAGATGTTAATGTCCAGGTAATAATGGAAAACCTGGATGGCGGAGGCCATTTAACAAATGCTGCAACTCTACTAGCAGATGTAACTGTTGATGAAGCTGAGGAACAGTTAATATCTGCAATAGAAGAATATTTTGAAGGGGGAAAAAAGGAATGA
- a CDS encoding YybS family protein, with protein MKKNSQRITEGAVLLAAFTVLLLITMYIPILGMIVNLFLPLPFIMFFAKNDAKTSFVFLIASIAISLVAGSIFSVPLTLAYGLTGAVMGYLIRKQKNRGMVFIAGSLVFLLNLIIQYVVAVAFFQYNFIDEIMKMLRESVDMSLKMLESIGQDPGQKAAEQLLSSVDMIETLMPSLFVVVSFMIVFLIQLVSLPILKKFGVMVGKWKAFKDLTLPKSLLWYYLAVLLVSMVINPGEGSYLFSALLNLSFILQLCMIVQGFSFVFYFSYIKGYSAAIPVTVTILSLLLPIFLYVVRILGIIDLGFDLRQRLKKQS; from the coding sequence ATGAAAAAAAATAGTCAAAGGATTACTGAAGGAGCTGTTTTATTAGCGGCATTTACCGTTTTATTGTTAATAACGATGTATATTCCTATATTAGGAATGATTGTTAACCTGTTTTTACCACTTCCATTTATTATGTTTTTTGCAAAAAACGATGCGAAAACTTCTTTTGTTTTTCTTATCGCATCTATTGCCATATCGCTTGTAGCAGGAAGCATTTTTTCTGTTCCTTTAACTCTTGCCTATGGATTGACCGGAGCGGTTATGGGATACTTAATAAGAAAACAAAAGAACAGAGGAATGGTTTTTATAGCCGGCTCTCTCGTCTTTTTGCTTAATTTGATCATACAATACGTTGTAGCTGTTGCGTTTTTTCAATACAATTTCATCGACGAAATAATGAAAATGCTTCGGGAATCTGTAGATATGTCGTTGAAAATGTTGGAATCGATTGGCCAAGATCCCGGGCAGAAGGCTGCCGAACAGCTTTTATCCAGCGTTGACATGATTGAAACATTAATGCCAAGCTTGTTTGTGGTTGTTTCATTTATGATTGTATTTTTGATTCAGCTTGTTTCCCTTCCGATTTTAAAAAAGTTCGGGGTTATGGTTGGAAAATGGAAGGCTTTTAAGGATTTGACTTTGCCAAAAAGTTTATTATGGTATTATTTGGCTGTTTTGCTCGTTTCAATGGTGATCAATCCGGGAGAAGGCAGCTATTTGTTTTCGGCCCTGTTAAATTTATCGTTTATTTTACAGTTATGTATGATTGTGCAAGGATTCTCCTTTGTCTTTTATTTCAGTTACATAAAAGGATATTCTGCCGCGATTCCAGTTACTGTGACAATTTTATCATTGTTGCTGCCAATATTTCTTTATGTTGTACGGATATTAGGTATAATTGACTTAGGGTTTGACTTAAGGCAGCGCTTAAAAAAACAATCATAA
- the rpsR gene encoding 30S ribosomal protein S18: MAGGRRGGRAKRRKVCYFTANGITHIDYKDVDLLKKFISERGKILPRRVTGTSAKYQRKLTVAIKRARQMALLPFVAGE; the protein is encoded by the coding sequence ATGGCAGGAGGACGCAGAGGCGGACGCGCAAAACGTCGTAAAGTGTGCTACTTCACAGCGAACGGAATTACACATATCGACTATAAAGATGTTGATCTTCTTAAAAAATTTATCTCTGAGCGCGGTAAAATTTTACCACGTCGTGTAACAGGCACAAGCGCGAAATACCAACGTAAATTAACAGTTGCGATCAAACGTGCGCGTCAAATGGCATTATTGCCATTCGTTGCAGGTGAATAA
- the ssb gene encoding single-stranded DNA-binding protein, with translation MMNRVVLVGRLTRDPELRYTPNGVPVTTFTLAVNRTFTNQQGEREADFINCVVWRRAAENVANYLKKGSLAGVDGRLQTRSYEGQDGRRVYVTEVLAESVQFLEPRSASSDRGDSGFYGGPRDQDNPFGNQNQRQNNNQGYTRIDEDPFAGDGQIDISDDDLPF, from the coding sequence ATGATGAATCGTGTCGTTCTTGTTGGACGGTTGACAAGAGATCCCGAGTTGCGCTACACACCAAATGGAGTTCCGGTTACAACTTTTACTCTTGCTGTAAATCGTACGTTTACGAACCAGCAAGGTGAACGGGAAGCAGACTTTATTAACTGTGTTGTTTGGAGGCGTGCAGCGGAAAATGTCGCAAACTATTTGAAAAAAGGTAGTCTTGCTGGCGTAGATGGACGCTTGCAAACGCGCAGCTATGAGGGCCAAGACGGAAGACGTGTTTATGTAACAGAAGTCTTAGCAGAAAGTGTTCAATTTCTTGAGCCGAGAAGTGCTTCAAGTGACAGAGGCGACAGTGGTTTTTATGGTGGTCCAAGGGATCAAGACAATCCATTTGGAAATCAGAATCAACGCCAAAACAACAATCAAGGCTATACACGTATAGATGAAGATCCATTTGCCGGTGATGGGCAAATTGACATCTCAGATGATGATCTTCCATTCTAA
- the rpsF gene encoding 30S ribosomal protein S6 gives MRKYEIMYIIRPNIEDEAKKALVERFDNILTENGAEIIESKEWGKRRLAYEIKDFRDGIYHIINVKSEPAAVEEFSRLAKINEDIIRHIVVKEEE, from the coding sequence ATGAGAAAGTACGAAATTATGTACATCATCCGCCCAAACATTGAAGATGAAGCAAAAAAAGCGCTTGTTGAGCGTTTTGACAACATCTTAACGGAGAATGGTGCGGAAATTATTGAATCAAAAGAATGGGGAAAACGCCGTCTTGCTTATGAAATCAAAGATTTCCGCGACGGAATTTACCATATCATTAACGTAAAATCTGAACCGGCTGCGGTTGAAGAATTCTCTCGATTAGCAAAAATCAACGAAGACATCATTCGTCATATCGTTGTTAAAGAAGAAGAATAA
- a CDS encoding glycosyltransferase family 4 protein: MRIALFSDTFYPQVNGVARTLKRLTDHMEKRGIEYEIFVPELEDGIMYPNTHQFTSFPFLFYPECRTAIANPYNILKRVSDFSPDLVHIATPLTMGLYGIHAAKRLGIPMVASYHTHFDQYLKYYKLTWLSSLLWRYMKWFHTPFEKIFVPSSDTKEYLEERGFHNLSIWSRGVDCCLFNPEKKNQYLRNRYQIKERYILLYVGRLSLEKDLHTLYKIIEEMPAEFQKEIHWVIAGDGPSYKEVLDHVKDKKNATLTGYLDGEELAKAYAEADLFVFPSTTETFGNVVLEALASGTPAIVADSGGVTRIVQNNATGMICRAHDHEHFLETIQQLLIDEMKREKMGHSARTYALKQSWESIFDGLIEEYKEVIFKNKKKKMLLHA; this comes from the coding sequence ATGCGTATTGCATTATTTTCGGATACATTTTATCCGCAAGTGAACGGTGTGGCGCGAACGTTGAAAAGACTGACTGATCATATGGAAAAAAGAGGAATTGAATATGAGATTTTTGTTCCCGAGTTAGAGGACGGAATCATGTATCCTAATACACATCAATTTACGAGCTTTCCCTTTTTATTCTATCCTGAATGCCGGACTGCAATTGCAAATCCTTATAATATTCTTAAACGGGTAAGCGATTTTTCGCCTGATCTTGTTCATATCGCTACACCACTGACAATGGGCTTATATGGGATACATGCTGCCAAACGGCTGGGAATCCCTATGGTCGCTTCTTACCATACCCATTTCGATCAGTATTTGAAATATTATAAACTAACCTGGTTATCTTCACTCCTATGGCGCTATATGAAGTGGTTTCATACGCCATTTGAAAAAATTTTTGTGCCATCCTCTGATACGAAAGAATATTTAGAAGAACGTGGATTTCATAACCTCTCGATTTGGAGCAGAGGCGTTGATTGCTGCTTGTTTAATCCAGAAAAGAAAAATCAATATTTACGAAACCGTTATCAAATTAAAGAGCGCTATATCCTTCTTTATGTTGGTCGCTTATCTCTCGAAAAAGACCTCCACACTCTTTATAAAATTATTGAAGAAATGCCGGCGGAGTTTCAAAAAGAAATTCATTGGGTTATAGCAGGCGATGGGCCAAGTTACAAGGAAGTGCTTGATCATGTAAAGGACAAGAAAAATGCAACCTTGACGGGATATTTAGATGGTGAGGAACTGGCCAAGGCATATGCAGAAGCCGATTTGTTTGTGTTCCCTTCAACAACTGAAACATTTGGCAATGTTGTATTAGAGGCGCTGGCATCAGGGACACCAGCGATTGTTGCTGATTCAGGAGGAGTTACAAGAATTGTTCAGAATAATGCAACAGGCATGATTTGCCGTGCCCATGATCACGAGCACTTTCTTGAAACCATTCAGCAGCTTCTCATTGATGAAATGAAGAGGGAAAAAATGGGGCATTCAGCGAGAACATACGCTTTAAAACAATCATGGGAATCGATCTTTGATGGGCTGATTGAAGAATATAAAGAAGTTATTTTCAAGAACAAGAAAAAGAAAATGCTGCTTCATGCATAA
- a CDS encoding phosphatase PAP2 family protein, with protein MERAKAWIYKYDQNWFYHCNQWPEIVISFFKWITHFGGAGFTISIQLLLHIVGPDFLKSTVLAASFSLAISHLIASLMKRFFRRIRPYLALPDAKVYGYLFKDPSFPSGHSTAIFSVVVPYCVYIPELAPFLLPLAVLVAFSRVVLGVHYPSDVAAGAILGSMTALFFSYFI; from the coding sequence GTGGAACGGGCAAAAGCATGGATATACAAGTATGATCAAAATTGGTTTTACCATTGTAACCAGTGGCCGGAAATTGTGATTTCTTTTTTTAAATGGATTACGCATTTCGGTGGTGCTGGATTTACAATTTCTATTCAATTGCTGCTTCATATTGTAGGTCCGGACTTTTTGAAATCAACTGTTTTGGCCGCTAGCTTTTCATTGGCAATAAGCCATTTGATTGCAAGTTTAATGAAACGATTTTTCCGCCGGATTCGTCCTTATCTGGCATTACCTGATGCTAAAGTTTACGGCTATTTATTTAAAGATCCTTCTTTTCCCTCAGGGCATTCCACTGCCATATTCTCAGTAGTCGTACCTTATTGTGTATATATTCCAGAATTAGCGCCTTTTCTTCTTCCTTTAGCTGTACTCGTGGCTTTTTCGAGGGTTGTGCTCGGTGTCCACTACCCATCTGATGTAGCAGCAGGGGCAATCTTAGGTTCTATGACAGCTCTGTTCTTTAGTTATTTTATATAA
- the ychF gene encoding redox-regulated ATPase YchF, with protein sequence MALTAGIVGLPNVGKSTLFNAITQAGAEAANYPFCTIDPNVGIVEVPDHSLTKLTELVQPKKTVPTTFEFTDIAGIVKGASKGEGLGNKFLSHIREVDAICQVVRCFADDNITHVSGKVDPIADIETINLELILADLETVEKRIGRVEKMAKQKDKDAIFEFEILSMLKDAFESEKPARAVEFTDEQMKVVKGLHLLTIKPVLYVANVGEEDVADPSSNEYVQKVKKYAEKDNAEVVVVCAKIESEIAELDGEEKAMFLQELGIEESGLDQLIRKAYSLLGLATYFTAGVQEVRAWTFRKGMKAPQCAGIIHSDFERGFIRAETVSYDDLLAAGSMAAAREAGKVRLEGKDYEVQDGDIIHFRFNV encoded by the coding sequence ATGGCCTTAACAGCAGGTATCGTCGGACTGCCAAACGTAGGAAAATCGACACTTTTTAATGCAATTACTCAAGCGGGAGCTGAAGCCGCAAACTATCCTTTCTGTACGATTGATCCGAATGTAGGGATTGTCGAAGTGCCGGATCATAGTTTAACAAAATTAACAGAACTTGTTCAGCCTAAAAAAACAGTGCCAACAACATTTGAATTTACGGATATTGCCGGAATTGTAAAAGGTGCAAGCAAAGGGGAAGGCCTCGGAAATAAATTCTTATCCCATATTCGTGAAGTTGATGCGATTTGTCAGGTCGTTCGCTGTTTCGCTGATGATAACATCACTCATGTTTCCGGGAAAGTAGATCCGATTGCTGACATTGAAACTATTAACCTGGAATTAATTTTAGCTGATCTTGAAACAGTAGAAAAACGCATTGGCCGTGTTGAGAAAATGGCAAAGCAAAAAGATAAAGATGCCATATTTGAATTTGAAATTCTTTCGATGCTCAAAGATGCATTTGAATCAGAAAAGCCTGCTCGGGCAGTAGAATTTACCGATGAACAAATGAAGGTTGTTAAAGGGCTTCATCTTCTTACAATTAAACCGGTTTTATACGTCGCAAACGTTGGAGAAGAAGATGTTGCTGATCCTTCCTCTAATGAATATGTCCAAAAAGTGAAAAAATATGCAGAGAAAGATAATGCTGAAGTGGTTGTCGTCTGTGCAAAAATTGAATCGGAGATTGCTGAGCTTGACGGTGAAGAAAAAGCCATGTTTTTACAAGAACTTGGAATTGAAGAATCCGGTCTTGATCAATTAATTAGAAAAGCATATTCATTATTGGGGCTAGCCACATATTTTACTGCTGGCGTTCAGGAAGTGCGTGCATGGACGTTCCGTAAAGGCATGAAAGCTCCTCAGTGTGCAGGAATTATTCATTCTGACTTTGAAAGAGGCTTTATTCGTGCTGAAACCGTTTCTTATGATGACTTATTGGCGGCAGGCTCCATGGCGGCAGCCCGTGAAGCAGGAAAAGTCCGTCTTGAAGGAAAGGATTACGAAGTACAAGACGGTGACATTATCCATTTCCGTTTTAATGTATAA
- a CDS encoding DUF951 domain-containing protein produces the protein MEQKEFGLYDIVEMKKPHPCGTNRWKIIRMGMDIRIKCEGCAHSVLIPRKKFSRKLKKILEKHEE, from the coding sequence ATGGAGCAAAAAGAGTTTGGATTATATGATATTGTTGAAATGAAAAAGCCTCATCCTTGTGGAACAAACCGCTGGAAAATTATTAGAATGGGCATGGACATTCGCATTAAATGCGAAGGCTGCGCCCACAGCGTGTTAATCCCGCGAAAAAAATTTTCAAGAAAGCTGAAAAAAATACTTGAGAAGCATGAGGAATAA
- a CDS encoding mechanosensitive ion channel family protein has protein sequence MKAGDFMQEMFNNLKEKILNEDTWIAIGTGLLKIMAIMILSAIVLRIGKLIIKNIFLVRAKAPIRFSERREATLKKLLENMLTYVVYFIAIIMILPILSIEVKPLLAGAGIVGLAVGFGAQSLVKDIISGFFIIFEDQFSVGDHVRVGQFEGTVEEIGLRTTKIKNWTGELHIIPNGSISEVTNFSLYNSVAVVDVSIAYNEDIERAEKVIQDFLKDLPDRYEDIVKPPELLGVQNIGTSEVVLRIVAETLPMKHFNIARMLRRELKVLLEAHGFDIPFPRLVMYSRSDEQGEQKQLGKE, from the coding sequence ATGAAAGCTGGTGATTTTATGCAAGAAATGTTTAATAATCTTAAAGAAAAAATTCTAAATGAAGATACATGGATCGCGATTGGAACAGGCCTCCTAAAAATTATGGCCATTATGATACTCTCTGCAATTGTATTGCGCATCGGAAAATTGATCATTAAAAACATTTTCCTTGTGAGGGCAAAAGCTCCTATTCGTTTTTCGGAGCGAAGGGAAGCTACATTAAAGAAATTGCTTGAAAATATGCTTACATATGTTGTCTATTTCATTGCTATAATCATGATTTTGCCAATATTATCGATTGAGGTAAAACCTCTTTTAGCCGGAGCAGGGATTGTAGGTCTGGCAGTTGGATTCGGTGCACAAAGTCTTGTAAAAGATATCATTTCCGGGTTTTTTATTATTTTTGAAGACCAATTTTCTGTAGGAGATCATGTACGTGTCGGCCAGTTTGAAGGAACGGTAGAGGAAATTGGCTTAAGGACGACGAAAATTAAAAACTGGACAGGTGAACTTCATATTATTCCAAATGGAAGCATTTCAGAGGTTACTAACTTTTCCCTTTATAACAGTGTTGCAGTGGTTGATGTTAGTATTGCCTATAATGAAGATATTGAACGTGCGGAAAAGGTTATTCAAGATTTTTTGAAGGACCTCCCGGATCGATATGAGGATATCGTGAAACCTCCAGAACTATTGGGAGTCCAAAATATTGGAACATCTGAAGTAGTCTTGAGAATTGTAGCAGAAACATTACCAATGAAGCATTTTAATATTGCTAGAATGCTTCGCAGGGAATTAAAAGTTCTGCTTGAAGCTCATGGATTCGATATTCCATTTCCGCGCCTTGTCATGTACAGCAGAAGTGATGAACAAGGAGAGCAAAAACAGTTAGGAAAGGAATAG
- the yyaC gene encoding spore protease YyaC, whose amino-acid sequence MNLKPNFFEKRGETARIFYDEQLAAGKISTELLSLIPVISSRPIVFVCIGTDRSTGDSLGPLVGTLLEEKAIAPFHVYGTLEDPIHAVNLEDKLMEIKEKHVHPFIIGIDACLGRLKSVGVIQIGEGPVKPGAGVNKELPPVGDIHITGIVNVSGFMEFFVLQNTRLNLVLKMAKTIADGISTASLAFHNKKQSWKEVNWSLDQGQNKLM is encoded by the coding sequence ATGAATTTAAAACCCAATTTTTTTGAAAAGAGAGGCGAAACGGCAAGAATATTTTACGATGAGCAGCTGGCCGCTGGAAAAATTTCCACAGAATTATTGTCGCTTATTCCAGTTATTAGCAGCCGCCCAATCGTATTTGTTTGTATTGGCACTGACCGCTCTACTGGTGATTCATTAGGTCCACTTGTCGGAACGCTACTTGAAGAAAAGGCCATTGCACCTTTTCATGTATACGGAACGCTTGAGGATCCAATCCATGCTGTTAATCTTGAAGATAAATTAATGGAGATAAAAGAAAAACATGTTCATCCTTTTATCATCGGAATTGATGCATGCCTTGGCCGGCTAAAAAGCGTTGGCGTTATTCAAATCGGTGAAGGTCCGGTTAAACCCGGAGCAGGAGTAAATAAAGAGCTTCCGCCTGTAGGAGACATACATATTACAGGTATTGTGAATGTCAGCGGCTTTATGGAATTTTTTGTTTTGCAAAATACAAGGCTTAATCTTGTATTAAAAATGGCAAAAACAATCGCAGATGGCATTTCTACAGCTAGCCTTGCTTTTCATAATAAAAAACAATCATGGAAAGAAGTAAACTGGAGCCTTGATCAAGGACAAAACAAATTAATGTAA
- a CDS encoding DUF554 domain-containing protein — protein sequence MFLLGTLVNGLFIIVGTFFGKLLHRIPEHMKTTVMHGIGLAVMVLGLQMGFKSTNFLVVIISLVLGAVIGELIALEDKLSQLGNWLERKIGSKGQGSISQGFVTATLIFVIGAMAIIGALDSGLRGDNDVLYTKAIIDGFTALILTTTLGIGVLFSAFPVIIYEGTIALFATQIDRFVPQALLDSFITEMTATGGVMIFAIGLNLTGLTKIRVANFLPGIVVSGLIVAIIYCFK from the coding sequence ATGTTTTTGCTAGGAACGCTTGTAAATGGACTTTTTATTATTGTCGGCACTTTTTTTGGGAAACTGCTCCACCGAATTCCTGAACACATGAAGACAACGGTTATGCACGGAATCGGACTGGCCGTGATGGTGCTTGGATTGCAAATGGGATTTAAAAGCACTAATTTTCTGGTTGTGATTATTAGTTTAGTTTTAGGTGCAGTTATTGGAGAGTTAATTGCACTAGAAGATAAATTAAGTCAGCTTGGGAACTGGTTGGAAAGAAAAATCGGATCAAAAGGCCAGGGAAGCATTTCACAAGGTTTTGTAACAGCAACCTTAATATTTGTGATTGGGGCAATGGCCATTATTGGTGCATTGGACAGTGGTCTCCGCGGGGATAACGATGTTCTTTATACAAAAGCGATTATAGACGGATTTACTGCATTAATTTTAACGACTACGCTAGGAATCGGCGTTTTGTTTTCTGCTTTTCCGGTAATCATTTATGAAGGAACAATCGCTCTTTTCGCCACGCAAATTGACCGGTTTGTGCCACAGGCGCTTTTGGACAGTTTTATAACGGAAATGACTGCTACAGGCGGAGTGATGATTTTTGCCATCGGATTAAATTTGACAGGATTGACAAAAATCCGCGTTGCAAATTTTTTGCCGGGCATTGTTGTATCAGGGCTGATCGTTGCAATTATTTATTGTTTCAAGTAA
- a CDS encoding ParB/RepB/Spo0J family partition protein, with product MAKGLGKGLNAFFTNLEAEKGETVQEVNIKELRPNPYQPRKVFQKEAIEELKQSILEHGILQPIIVRKSIKGYEIVVGERRYRAAKEANLEKVPVVVRDLNEQQMMELAVLENLQREDLTPIEEASAYQMLMKKLNLTQEELAKRLGKSRPHIANHVRLLSLPPKIQELISEGQISMGHGRALLGLRKKENMAAVVEKTIKENLNVRQLEHLIQQLNEKVSRETKKKKIEKDLFLQERESLLRERFGTTVNIKKTKNKGKIEIEFFSQEDLERILELLDGKDLST from the coding sequence ATGGCTAAAGGTTTAGGAAAAGGACTAAATGCATTTTTCACGAATTTGGAAGCTGAAAAAGGAGAGACAGTTCAAGAAGTTAACATTAAAGAACTTCGTCCCAACCCTTATCAACCACGTAAGGTTTTTCAGAAGGAAGCGATTGAAGAATTGAAACAATCGATTCTTGAACACGGGATTTTACAGCCTATCATCGTAAGAAAAAGCATTAAAGGTTATGAGATTGTTGTGGGCGAAAGGCGTTATCGGGCTGCAAAAGAAGCAAATCTTGAAAAGGTGCCTGTTGTAGTTCGTGATTTAAACGAGCAGCAAATGATGGAGTTAGCGGTTTTGGAAAATCTGCAAAGGGAAGATTTAACACCGATTGAGGAAGCGTCAGCGTATCAAATGTTAATGAAAAAACTAAACTTGACACAGGAAGAATTAGCAAAGCGCCTTGGGAAAAGCCGTCCGCATATAGCAAACCATGTAAGGCTTCTATCGCTTCCTCCGAAAATTCAGGAGTTAATTTCAGAAGGACAAATATCAATGGGCCATGGAAGGGCATTATTAGGTTTGCGTAAAAAAGAAAACATGGCAGCTGTAGTTGAAAAAACAATCAAAGAAAATTTAAATGTCCGCCAGCTTGAACATTTGATCCAACAATTAAATGAAAAAGTTTCACGTGAAACAAAAAAGAAGAAAATCGAAAAAGATCTTTTTCTGCAGGAGAGAGAATCATTATTGCGCGAGCGGTTTGGTACGACTGTTAATATAAAGAAAACGAAAAATAAAGGAAAAATCGAAATAGAGTTTTTCTCCCAAGAAGACTTAGAACGGATTCTTGAATTATTGGATGGGAAAGATTTATCCACTTAA